The following coding sequences lie in one Petrotoga sibirica DSM 13575 genomic window:
- the fliY gene encoding flagellar motor switch phosphatase FliY produces MPENEDRFLNQNELDSLLKGINNSDDPEQKEGEEAATVNEKLDPLLDMMGEIANITMGSGATTLSTLLRRKIEIQYPQTDIIKFKNISTNFEGENVIVTVEYKRGLYGLNTLVLPLNLTNIIADLMLGKDLENIEERELDDISLSAVSEAVNQMMGTASTALSDFLKTNIDISPPNTKVMNFSDPNIEFPPIETDKEAYVISIKFNMKINGIAETTFWQFIPMKFAQKIRELMEKTFGKITVSEESSKSSNVKEKSNSNVIKEKKVKVQPVEFGEFEKKEEPISPNIDLSKLELLLDVPLELKVELGSTKLNLREILELHEGSLIQLNKLAGEPLDIYANGRLIARGEVVVIDENFGIRVTEIVSLRERMKTLK; encoded by the coding sequence ATGCCTGAAAATGAAGATCGATTTTTAAATCAAAACGAATTAGATTCATTATTAAAAGGAATAAATAACTCCGATGATCCAGAACAAAAAGAAGGCGAGGAAGCCGCAACTGTGAATGAAAAATTAGATCCACTTTTGGATATGATGGGTGAAATTGCAAATATCACAATGGGTTCTGGGGCAACAACCCTTTCAACTTTACTAAGAAGAAAGATAGAAATCCAATATCCCCAAACAGATATTATTAAATTTAAAAATATCTCAACCAATTTTGAAGGTGAAAATGTTATTGTTACAGTAGAGTACAAAAGAGGTTTGTATGGTTTGAACACGTTAGTTTTACCTTTGAATTTAACTAATATAATAGCAGACTTAATGCTAGGAAAAGATCTAGAAAATATCGAAGAAAGAGAATTAGATGATATTAGTTTAAGCGCTGTTTCTGAAGCAGTGAATCAAATGATGGGTACAGCTTCAACTGCTTTATCGGATTTTCTAAAAACAAATATCGATATTTCCCCACCCAATACTAAGGTAATGAACTTTTCAGATCCCAATATTGAGTTTCCTCCAATAGAAACAGACAAAGAAGCCTATGTTATCTCAATAAAGTTCAACATGAAAATCAATGGAATAGCTGAGACAACGTTCTGGCAATTTATACCAATGAAATTTGCTCAAAAAATTAGAGAACTTATGGAGAAAACTTTTGGTAAGATTACAGTGAGCGAAGAAAGCTCAAAAAGTTCCAATGTAAAAGAAAAAAGCAATTCTAACGTGATCAAAGAAAAAAAAGTCAAGGTTCAACCAGTAGAATTTGGTGAATTTGAAAAAAAGGAGGAGCCTATTTCCCCAAATATAGATCTATCAAAGTTGGAACTTTTGCTTGACGTCCCTTTAGAACTAAAAGTTGAGTTAGGATCAACCAAGTTAAATCTTAGAGAGATCTTAGAGTTGCATGAAGGTTCTTTGATACAGTTAAATAAGCTGGCTGGGGAACCTTTGGATATATATGCCAATGGAAGATTAATTGCCAGAGGCGAAGTCGTGGTTATCGATGAGAATTTTGGAATTAGGGTAACAGAAATCGTCTCATTGAGAGAAAGGATGAAAACTTTGAAATGA
- a CDS encoding alpha/beta hydrolase: MNFFDNIPPSTSVSPISKELYLKNDSDVAVLILHGYTGSPHDMYYIGRQIHKSGYSIYIPRLPGHGTNSNDFLNSNWRDWLRKSVDSYINLKTYHQKVYILGLSMGGVIATLLAAKFHPEKIVLAAPALEAKDWRIKLTPFFGAFVKKIKRKNPQTFNDEKLAYLASQYWNYDWPSKAADLYKLQKMALKNLSEVTSKTYVILSKKDEAVPFSVKEIIENNIKGKTEFLILEESGHVVVNDIEKEKVAEQTITWLKKE; encoded by the coding sequence TTGAACTTCTTTGATAATATACCACCAAGCACATCTGTTTCACCTATATCAAAAGAACTCTATTTAAAAAATGATTCAGATGTTGCCGTTTTGATTCTACACGGTTACACGGGTTCTCCTCATGATATGTACTACATAGGAAGACAGATTCATAAATCCGGTTATTCTATTTACATACCTAGACTTCCTGGGCATGGCACGAATTCGAACGATTTTTTAAACTCTAATTGGAGAGATTGGCTCAGAAAATCAGTAGATTCTTATATTAATTTAAAAACCTACCACCAAAAAGTCTACATTTTAGGCCTCTCTATGGGTGGTGTAATAGCAACTCTTTTAGCAGCTAAATTTCATCCAGAAAAAATTGTTTTAGCTGCTCCTGCACTAGAAGCAAAAGATTGGAGAATAAAATTAACTCCATTCTTTGGCGCTTTTGTTAAGAAAATAAAAAGAAAAAATCCTCAGACATTCAATGACGAAAAGCTTGCTTATCTTGCTAGCCAATACTGGAATTATGACTGGCCCTCAAAGGCAGCAGATCTTTATAAACTGCAAAAAATGGCTCTTAAGAATCTTTCAGAAGTTACATCTAAAACTTATGTAATACTATCAAAAAAAGATGAAGCAGTTCCTTTTTCCGTAAAAGAAATTATTGAAAACAATATTAAAGGAAAAACCGAATTTCTGATATTGGAAGAAAGTGGGCACGTGGTTGTAAACGATATCGAAAAAGAAAAAGTGGCAGAACAAACGATAACTTGGCTTAAGAAAGAATAG
- the fliM gene encoding flagellar motor switch protein FliM has translation MPEDEALTQEEIDSILKSMSSGETAEEVLEEYQEEERRIKDYNFRRPMKFSREQLRTLQLIHESFARELSTYLSGRCRTFVDVKYASIDQITFSEFQKSLNSPTFIVIFSSEAFSGSAILQMGLDLGYVIIDRLLGGSGNTLEEMRSPTEIETNILRKEASVMLRMLSKSWSNIEEFDANLENLETNPQFVQVAPSNEMTILITLSVTIKNVQGFVNLCFPSSSLEPLNDKLSTRMWTTFYRHTEEFKENLRQTLLLSKLNLSVILGKTEIYLNDFLNLEVGDVIRLDSFYDEPIDLEIEERPIFKVNVGKSKGFYSVKIVDKNRELLERLLVEESMKKKTKKQDPSEKGEDTEKTGDE, from the coding sequence ATGCCTGAAGATGAAGCCCTTACACAGGAAGAAATAGATAGCATTTTAAAATCAATGAGTTCTGGCGAGACTGCCGAAGAAGTTCTTGAAGAATATCAAGAAGAAGAAAGAAGAATCAAAGATTACAATTTTAGAAGACCAATGAAGTTTTCCAGAGAGCAACTAAGAACTCTACAATTAATCCATGAAAGTTTTGCGAGAGAGCTATCTACTTATCTTTCAGGCAGATGTAGAACTTTTGTTGATGTAAAATATGCTAGTATTGATCAAATTACTTTTTCAGAATTTCAAAAATCTTTGAACTCGCCCACGTTTATCGTTATTTTTTCGTCCGAAGCTTTTTCAGGAAGCGCTATTTTGCAAATGGGCTTAGACTTAGGATACGTCATAATAGACAGACTTTTAGGCGGTTCGGGGAACACTCTTGAAGAGATGCGATCCCCTACTGAGATAGAAACGAACATTTTAAGAAAAGAAGCTTCAGTTATGTTAAGAATGCTATCAAAATCTTGGTCAAACATAGAGGAGTTTGACGCCAATTTAGAAAATTTGGAAACTAATCCCCAATTTGTTCAAGTTGCGCCTTCAAATGAGATGACAATTCTTATAACGCTGTCCGTTACGATAAAAAACGTACAAGGATTTGTTAATCTTTGTTTCCCGTCATCTTCGTTGGAACCTTTGAACGATAAATTGTCAACAAGAATGTGGACTACCTTTTACAGACACACCGAAGAATTTAAAGAGAATCTAAGACAAACTTTACTACTTTCAAAGTTAAATTTATCCGTCATACTTGGCAAAACAGAGATATATTTAAACGATTTTTTGAACCTTGAAGTTGGTGATGTAATCCGATTAGATTCTTTTTACGATGAGCCAATAGATTTGGAAATTGAAGAAAGACCTATATTCAAAGTAAATGTAGGTAAGAGCAAAGGTTTTTACAGTGTAAAGATAGTTGACAAAAATAGAGAGCTTTTAGAAAGACTTCTTGTCGAAGAAAGTATGAAAAAAAAGACAAAAAAGCAAGATCCTTCTGAAAAAGGTGAAGATACAGAAAAAACAGGAGATGAATAA
- the wecB gene encoding non-hydrolyzing UDP-N-acetylglucosamine 2-epimerase, translating into MKTAMIFGTRPEAIKMAPLYIKMKEENMEVKVIATAQHREMLDQVLNLFEIKPDYDLNIMTKNQTLPQLTSKLVTEIDKILKIEPFDYILVQGDTTSTFVASLAAFYNKIPVGHVEAGLRTSDIYNPFPEEMNRRLTGTIAKHHFASTQKAKDNLLKEGVEEKRIIVTGNTVIDALLWVKENKNKDMEKIKEKYNIKNKKFILITMHRRENWEKPIENVMKAIKRYLHENEEMHIVFPVHLNPIVRETVYKILGNEEKAILIDPVEYLEFIALMDESYYIMTDSGGIQEEAPTLGKPTLVLRETTERPEAIEAGTAKLIGTQEEKVYQAMKELETEKYAQMSKVSNPFGDGKASQRIVEFLKERYYS; encoded by the coding sequence ATGAAAACAGCGATGATATTTGGAACACGACCAGAAGCAATAAAAATGGCACCGTTATACATAAAGATGAAAGAAGAAAATATGGAGGTAAAAGTAATAGCAACCGCTCAACACAGAGAAATGCTCGATCAAGTGTTGAATCTCTTCGAAATAAAACCAGACTATGACTTAAATATAATGACCAAAAATCAAACCCTACCACAACTAACTTCAAAACTAGTTACAGAGATAGATAAAATACTAAAAATTGAACCATTCGATTACATATTAGTACAAGGCGATACAACCTCCACTTTTGTAGCAAGCCTTGCTGCTTTTTACAACAAAATACCTGTTGGGCACGTAGAAGCAGGCTTAAGAACGAGCGATATATACAACCCCTTCCCAGAAGAGATGAACAGAAGACTAACAGGCACAATTGCAAAGCACCACTTTGCTTCTACCCAAAAGGCAAAAGATAACCTCCTAAAAGAAGGTGTAGAAGAGAAAAGAATAATAGTAACAGGCAACACGGTTATTGATGCATTACTATGGGTAAAAGAAAACAAAAACAAAGATATGGAAAAGATAAAAGAAAAATACAACATAAAAAACAAAAAGTTTATCTTAATAACCATGCACAGAAGGGAGAACTGGGAAAAACCGATAGAAAACGTAATGAAAGCGATAAAAAGGTATCTACACGAAAACGAAGAAATGCATATAGTATTTCCAGTCCACTTAAATCCGATAGTGAGAGAAACTGTGTATAAAATACTTGGGAACGAGGAAAAAGCTATACTAATAGACCCTGTTGAATACTTAGAATTCATAGCGTTAATGGATGAAAGCTATTACATAATGACAGATTCAGGAGGAATACAAGAAGAAGCACCCACATTAGGCAAACCAACATTGGTGTTAAGAGAAACAACGGAAAGACCAGAGGCAATAGAAGCAGGAACAGCAAAATTAATAGGAACGCAAGAAGAAAAAGTTTATCAGGCCATGAAAGAACTAGAAACAGAAAAATATGCACAAATGAGCAAAGTAAGCAATCCTTTTGGAGATGGAAAGGCATCTCAAAGAATCGTTGAATTTTTGAAAGAAAGATATTACTCTTGA
- a CDS encoding flagellar basal body-associated FliL family protein — protein MENENINSEEGKSRKSRSSFLMTLIIVIVVALIISGITSFFIVRILTSNVSSSSDQSSQVSSTTPARVVLIMEGSRYTMMLKGGYDIAVVDSLQLDVGSNQARDLITSNRLEVLEAIRMIFMNKTRSELSTPQGIELTKKQIKDSINEMLGFTGERKSLGVIKVTMIIMTITTSQ, from the coding sequence TTGGAAAATGAAAATATAAATTCAGAAGAAGGAAAAAGTAGAAAATCGAGGTCATCTTTTTTAATGACTTTAATAATAGTCATAGTTGTTGCTTTGATAATATCGGGAATTACGTCCTTTTTTATAGTGAGAATCTTAACATCAAATGTTTCTTCAAGTTCTGATCAATCATCACAAGTATCCTCCACAACTCCTGCTAGAGTGGTATTAATTATGGAAGGTTCCAGATATACTATGATGTTAAAAGGAGGATACGATATTGCCGTTGTAGATTCTTTACAGTTAGATGTTGGAAGTAATCAGGCAAGAGATTTAATAACTTCCAATCGCTTAGAGGTATTAGAGGCTATACGAATGATATTTATGAATAAAACACGAAGTGAGCTATCAACTCCACAGGGTATAGAGTTAACTAAGAAACAAATTAAAGATTCTATAAATGAAATGCTGGGATTTACTGGTGAAAGGAAAAGTTTGGGAGTTATAAAAGTGACTATGATTATAATGACCATAACAACTAGTCAATAA
- a CDS encoding ABC transporter ATP-binding protein, which produces MSLLIKEFLKKYWWRYLIGILFLIIVDIIQLFIPREIGSIVDILNTQSPNLNQVKTLIFGIIMLTLGLGIGRVFWRISIIGAARLFEYQTWKKMFDHIIGLDQDFFDKWRTGDLMTRFTSDVSTLMRMLGILVIMLVDTIVLTTLTVFAMGTFVNWRLTFISVLPLPLIAIISLFFGRFIHRRFRELQEKTSELSNITEENVSGVDVVKLYSNYDTMQELFDNKSQEFYNSYIRLVKVWGLMFPLAMLVGQLATIFVFNFGGPMVINNQITLGDFIMTNQYIGMLIWPMMAVGNLINLIQRGRASLKRVNEVLEQKNSIQEPPREDFEFQGHYQINHLTFKYPGSQREVLKDINMNINPGEMVAFVGRIGSGKSTLAKLLVKLYPVERGQIFLDGKDINGLNGEFIRDYVSYVPQDSFLFSMTIRENIAFANEEMEDKVEEFAKLSHVHDDIMSFENKYDTIVGERGATLSGGQRQRVTIARALAKRSKWIILDDCLSAVDTETEEEIIKTLRQQAEGKTILVISHRLKAVKNADQIYVFDNGQIVEHGNHNQLISQEGIYYSMYLKQLIEKNLEE; this is translated from the coding sequence GTGAGTCTTTTGATTAAAGAGTTTTTAAAAAAGTACTGGTGGAGATACCTCATCGGGATTCTCTTTCTCATAATTGTTGACATTATTCAACTATTTATTCCAAGAGAAATTGGAAGCATAGTAGATATACTAAACACTCAATCTCCGAACCTTAATCAAGTTAAAACACTGATCTTTGGAATAATCATGTTAACTTTAGGATTAGGAATTGGCAGAGTTTTTTGGAGAATTTCAATTATTGGAGCCGCTAGACTTTTTGAATATCAAACATGGAAAAAAATGTTCGACCATATCATCGGTTTAGACCAAGATTTTTTCGACAAATGGAGAACTGGAGATTTGATGACTAGGTTCACTTCTGATGTTTCTACGTTGATGCGTATGCTGGGAATTCTGGTTATAATGCTTGTTGATACAATAGTGTTGACAACCTTGACCGTTTTTGCAATGGGTACTTTTGTGAATTGGAGATTGACCTTTATATCGGTACTGCCTCTTCCTTTAATAGCAATTATATCACTCTTTTTTGGAAGATTCATTCACAGAAGATTCAGAGAATTACAAGAAAAAACTTCTGAGTTATCTAATATAACCGAAGAAAACGTCTCTGGCGTGGATGTTGTAAAGTTATATTCTAACTATGATACGATGCAAGAGTTATTTGACAACAAGTCTCAAGAGTTCTATAATTCTTACATCCGCTTGGTAAAAGTTTGGGGATTGATGTTTCCCTTAGCAATGTTAGTAGGACAATTAGCGACTATTTTTGTTTTCAATTTTGGTGGGCCCATGGTAATAAACAACCAGATAACCCTTGGAGACTTCATAATGACAAATCAATATATCGGAATGTTGATATGGCCAATGATGGCGGTTGGAAACTTAATCAACCTAATACAAAGAGGAAGAGCTTCTTTAAAAAGGGTTAATGAAGTTTTAGAACAAAAAAATTCTATTCAAGAACCCCCAAGAGAAGATTTTGAATTTCAGGGCCACTATCAAATCAACCATCTAACTTTCAAATATCCAGGTTCACAAAGAGAAGTTTTGAAGGATATAAACATGAATATAAACCCGGGAGAAATGGTAGCCTTTGTTGGAAGAATAGGTTCAGGAAAATCTACATTAGCTAAGCTCCTTGTAAAACTATACCCAGTTGAAAGAGGACAGATATTTTTAGACGGTAAGGATATTAACGGTTTGAATGGTGAATTTATAAGAGACTATGTTTCGTATGTACCACAAGATAGTTTCTTATTTTCAATGACGATAAGAGAAAATATAGCTTTTGCAAATGAAGAAATGGAAGACAAAGTCGAAGAATTTGCAAAACTTTCTCACGTACATGATGACATAATGAGCTTCGAAAATAAATACGACACAATTGTTGGAGAAAGAGGAGCCACACTTTCAGGTGGTCAAAGGCAAAGGGTTACCATAGCAAGAGCTCTAGCCAAAAGATCAAAATGGATAATATTGGACGATTGTCTTTCTGCTGTAGATACAGAGACCGAAGAAGAAATTATCAAAACACTTAGGCAACAAGCGGAAGGCAAAACGATCCTTGTTATATCTCACAGGCTCAAAGCGGTTAAAAATGCGGACCAGATCTATGTATTCGACAATGGACAAATCGTTGAACATGGTAATCATAATCAGTTAATCTCACAAGAAGGTATTTACTATTCTATGTACCTGAAACAATTAATAGAAAAAAATTTGGAGGAGTAG
- the uvrA gene encoding excinuclease ABC subunit UvrA: MDNKWIRIKGAREHNLKNIDVEIPKNTLSVITGLSGSGKSTLALDTIYAEGQRRYLESVSSYARQFLGNLKKPDVELIEGLSPSIAIEQKSVSHNPRSTVGTITEIYDYIRVLFARVGKAYCPKCNIPLQSSTVDEIVDNIFRNFKENARLYIFAPIAKEKKGEFKKELHNMKISGFKRVEIDGVIYDLDEIDSLEKSYRHNINLLVDRVKLRKDNFERIFEAVELSLKEGDGFVEIREMDSDENVISSQTFSENLACPKCGYSFPEINPKLFSFNSPYGACSECHGLGFKLEIEPEYIFDINKSLEDGAALNMGKDTFMVSMMKDVVRSLGEEPSKPLKNMPSKVLNTLLYGTDKEINFSFSKRNGDNYEFTREFEGMVNWYERRYKQTDSRDIREWIERNFMIQKTCQACNGKRLREETLSVKIDGYNIYDLTEMPISEVKLFFDALKLTDFEMEIAHELLREINRRLTFLIDVGLDYLTLGRNATTLSGGESQRVRLATQIGSGLTGVTYVLDEPTIGLHQRDNDRLINTLKKLRDLDNTVIVVEHDENVIRSSDYIIDLGLGAGVNGGRVIFQGPTSKLLENSNGSLTGKYLRGETRIKILDKRRVEKNGSLKIIGARHNNLKNVTVEIPLGKFVVITGVSGSGKSSLIMDTLYPALQKELYNSRVRPGEYEKIEGLNYIDSVISIDQSPIGRTPRSNPATYTGVFDYIRELFAATPEAKIRGYDKGRFSFNVKGGRCEACKGHGVLKIEMQFLPDVYVTCDVCKGKRYNKETLKVTYRGKNISDVLDMTVDEALDFFKNLPLIKNVLELLQDVGLGYIRLGQPATTLSGGEAQRIKLTSELRKKSTGNTVYILDEPTTGLHFEDIKKLIKVLNILVEKGNTVIVIEHEMDIIKNADYIIDLGPEGGENGGYIVAAGTPEEIAESGTYTGYYLQQVFSKERISK; encoded by the coding sequence ATGGATAATAAATGGATTAGGATAAAAGGTGCTAGAGAGCATAATTTAAAAAATATAGATGTTGAGATACCTAAGAATACGCTTTCAGTTATTACTGGATTATCTGGTTCAGGGAAATCAACTTTAGCACTTGATACTATATATGCGGAAGGTCAAAGAAGGTATTTGGAATCTGTTTCTTCATATGCAAGACAGTTTTTAGGCAATTTGAAAAAACCCGATGTAGAATTAATAGAAGGGCTTTCTCCTTCAATTGCTATTGAGCAAAAATCTGTAAGTCATAATCCGAGGTCTACGGTAGGTACCATCACAGAGATTTATGATTATATTCGGGTATTGTTTGCAAGGGTTGGCAAGGCTTACTGCCCAAAGTGTAACATACCATTGCAAAGTTCTACAGTGGATGAAATTGTGGATAATATTTTTAGGAATTTTAAAGAGAATGCAAGATTGTATATCTTTGCTCCAATTGCTAAGGAAAAGAAAGGTGAGTTCAAAAAAGAACTACATAACATGAAGATCTCTGGTTTCAAAAGGGTAGAAATTGACGGAGTTATATACGATTTAGATGAGATAGACTCACTTGAAAAGAGTTATAGGCATAATATAAACCTACTTGTTGATAGAGTTAAGTTGAGAAAAGATAATTTTGAAAGAATCTTCGAAGCCGTTGAATTGTCACTTAAAGAAGGTGATGGCTTTGTAGAAATTAGGGAAATGGATAGTGATGAGAACGTCATTTCTTCTCAAACTTTTTCTGAGAATTTAGCTTGCCCTAAATGTGGATATAGTTTTCCAGAAATTAACCCGAAATTGTTTTCATTCAATAGTCCTTATGGTGCATGTTCTGAATGTCATGGATTAGGTTTTAAATTAGAGATTGAACCAGAATATATATTTGATATAAATAAGTCATTAGAGGATGGGGCTGCTTTGAATATGGGGAAGGATACTTTCATGGTGAGCATGATGAAAGATGTTGTTAGAAGTTTGGGAGAGGAGCCATCAAAACCTTTAAAAAACATGCCTTCGAAAGTTTTAAATACCTTGTTGTATGGGACTGACAAAGAAATAAATTTTTCCTTTTCAAAAAGGAATGGGGACAATTATGAATTTACTAGAGAGTTTGAAGGAATGGTGAATTGGTACGAAAGAAGGTACAAGCAAACGGATTCGCGGGATATAAGGGAATGGATTGAAAGGAATTTCATGATTCAAAAGACGTGTCAAGCCTGTAACGGTAAAAGATTGAGGGAAGAGACATTAAGCGTTAAGATCGATGGATACAATATATATGATCTGACAGAAATGCCAATTAGTGAAGTAAAGCTTTTCTTTGATGCCTTGAAACTTACTGATTTTGAAATGGAAATTGCCCACGAACTTCTTAGAGAAATAAATAGAAGGTTAACTTTTTTGATCGATGTCGGACTTGATTATTTGACACTTGGAAGGAATGCAACAACGCTTTCTGGAGGAGAGTCTCAGAGGGTTAGATTGGCCACACAGATAGGATCAGGATTGACAGGGGTGACATATGTCTTGGATGAGCCGACTATAGGGCTTCACCAAAGAGACAACGATAGGTTGATAAATACATTGAAAAAATTGAGAGACCTTGATAATACGGTAATAGTTGTCGAACATGATGAGAACGTAATTAGATCCTCTGATTATATAATAGATCTCGGACTTGGCGCTGGTGTCAACGGCGGAAGAGTGATCTTTCAAGGTCCTACTAGTAAATTGTTAGAGAATTCTAATGGCTCCCTTACAGGGAAATATTTAAGAGGAGAAACAAGAATCAAAATACTTGACAAAAGGCGAGTTGAAAAGAACGGTAGTTTAAAGATAATCGGTGCCAGGCACAACAATTTGAAAAATGTGACGGTTGAGATTCCATTGGGTAAGTTTGTTGTTATAACCGGAGTTTCTGGTTCTGGTAAATCTTCATTGATTATGGATACATTGTATCCAGCTTTACAAAAGGAGCTGTATAATTCTAGGGTGAGACCTGGAGAATATGAAAAGATCGAAGGTTTAAACTACATAGATAGTGTGATCTCTATAGATCAAAGTCCTATTGGTAGAACTCCAAGGAGCAACCCCGCTACATATACTGGAGTATTCGATTATATTCGTGAACTGTTCGCAGCAACACCTGAGGCTAAGATTCGAGGATACGATAAGGGAAGATTTTCCTTCAACGTTAAAGGTGGAAGATGTGAAGCCTGTAAAGGTCACGGTGTTTTGAAGATCGAGATGCAATTCCTGCCTGATGTGTATGTAACCTGTGATGTATGTAAAGGTAAGAGGTACAACAAAGAGACATTGAAGGTGACTTACAGAGGTAAAAATATTTCTGATGTTTTAGATATGACCGTAGATGAAGCTTTGGACTTTTTCAAGAATTTGCCATTAATAAAAAATGTTTTAGAGCTATTGCAAGATGTGGGCTTAGGATACATAAGATTGGGGCAACCTGCAACTACCCTTTCTGGTGGAGAAGCTCAAAGGATTAAATTAACCTCCGAGTTGAGAAAGAAATCCACGGGTAATACCGTTTATATACTCGATGAACCTACTACGGGTCTTCATTTCGAAGATATAAAGAAATTAATAAAAGTTCTCAATATTCTCGTTGAAAAGGGTAATACTGTTATAGTGATAGAACATGAGATGGACATTATAAAAAATGCAGATTACATTATAGACTTAGGTCCAGAAGGTGGAGAAAATGGGGGCTATATTGTAGCTGCAGGCACCCCAGAAGAAATAGCTGAGAGTGGTACTTACACCGGGTACTATTTGCAACAGGTTTTCTCAAAAGAAAGAATTTCAAAGTAG
- a CDS encoding ABC transporter ATP-binding protein, which yields MQNAFASAGKIFKIFDQEQEDFGRKKYDTIQEGKVEFQNVKFSYDGNTEVLKGVSFKINPNERIAIVGETGSGKTTIIKLISGLYKYQSGKILLDDKELYEYNLNELRKKIAVVPQDVFLFSGTILDNMRLFNQNIPDEEVKKVAKSVYAHEIISRLPQNYYTVITERGGTLSSGERQLVALTRAVLFNSKIIILDEATANVDVETEFLIQQALNKISERSTIISIAHRLSTVKSSNRIIVVHKGLVVEEGRHEELINNHGIYYDLYRLQFENS from the coding sequence ATGCAAAACGCATTTGCATCAGCTGGAAAAATTTTTAAGATATTTGATCAAGAACAGGAAGATTTTGGGAGGAAAAAGTATGATACTATTCAAGAAGGTAAAGTCGAATTTCAAAACGTTAAATTCTCCTACGATGGAAATACAGAAGTCTTAAAAGGCGTAAGTTTCAAAATAAATCCTAATGAAAGAATAGCCATAGTTGGAGAAACAGGCTCAGGAAAAACTACAATAATTAAATTGATAAGTGGTCTTTACAAATACCAAAGTGGTAAAATACTGTTAGACGATAAAGAATTATATGAATACAATCTAAACGAATTACGCAAAAAAATTGCGGTTGTACCTCAGGACGTATTCTTGTTCTCTGGAACTATTTTAGACAACATGAGATTATTTAATCAAAACATTCCTGATGAAGAAGTAAAAAAGGTTGCCAAATCCGTATATGCCCATGAAATTATCTCGCGGTTGCCCCAAAATTACTATACAGTCATTACAGAAAGAGGTGGAACTTTATCATCTGGTGAAAGACAATTGGTAGCCTTAACGAGGGCGGTACTTTTTAATTCAAAGATCATAATTTTAGACGAAGCAACAGCAAACGTGGATGTAGAAACTGAATTTTTAATACAACAAGCTTTGAATAAAATATCTGAACGTTCAACCATAATTTCCATTGCACACAGACTTTCGACTGTGAAAAGCTCCAACAGGATAATAGTAGTGCATAAAGGGCTAGTTGTTGAAGAAGGAAGACATGAAGAACTTATCAACAACCACGGAATTTATTACGATCTTTACAGACTTCAGTTCGAAAATAGCTAA
- a CDS encoding MBL fold metallo-hydrolase — MFESYDNVYNFWFVNGASSVTFLEYDDGLIAFDSSLYPRKFEDMVKIVEERTSKKLKKVFFTHFHPDHTFGAVFSKRKFDLYMNKKTLDFLNTLDATFLKESSKIADYNFNNFKEALREKDIVIFENSIFLLLRDQILSAENIGGHTLDSTIYILKPQGYLISGDLVFSKVHAEILNSNVDEWISRLNNLSSLDIETVFPGHGKPESKKVLKEQLTYLKRKKNGENLEKRYADYSLSDLAHL, encoded by the coding sequence ATGTTCGAAAGTTACGATAACGTTTACAATTTTTGGTTTGTAAATGGCGCAAGCTCTGTTACATTTTTGGAGTATGATGATGGATTGATAGCCTTCGATAGCTCTCTTTATCCAAGAAAATTTGAAGATATGGTCAAAATAGTTGAAGAGCGTACTTCAAAAAAATTAAAAAAGGTTTTTTTCACTCATTTTCACCCTGACCACACTTTTGGAGCTGTTTTTAGTAAACGCAAATTTGATCTGTATATGAACAAAAAAACGTTGGATTTTCTTAATACCTTGGATGCCACTTTTCTTAAAGAAAGTTCAAAGATTGCTGACTATAATTTTAACAATTTCAAAGAGGCTTTAAGAGAAAAAGATATCGTCATTTTTGAAAATTCTATTTTTCTTCTCCTAAGAGACCAAATTTTATCAGCAGAAAATATTGGTGGACATACTTTAGATTCAACAATCTATATCCTTAAACCGCAAGGATATTTGATAAGTGGTGATCTCGTATTTTCTAAGGTACACGCAGAAATACTCAATTCAAATGTTGATGAATGGATATCTAGATTAAATAACTTATCTTCCTTAGATATAGAAACTGTTTTTCCAGGACATGGGAAGCCAGAAAGCAAAAAGGTCCTAAAAGAACAACTAACCTATTTAAAAAGGAAGAAAAACGGAGAGAATTTGGAAAAAAGGTACGCAGATTACTCCCTGTCAGATTTAGCTCATTTATAG